The Amycolatopsis nigrescens CSC17Ta-90 genomic interval GCGCACGACGTGGGCGTGCGCCGGGGCGCCGAGGACGCGGTGCACCAGATGCGGGTCGCCGGCCGTCGCCTGCGCAGCGCGCTGAGCACCTTCCGCCGGCTGCTGGACCGCGACGCCACCCGCGACCTCGCCGACGAGCTCAAATGGCTCAGCGGGCGGCTCGCCGCCGCACGGGACACCGAAGTACTCGCCGCGCGGCTGGCCGAGCAACTCGACGAACAGCCGACGGAACTGGTGCTGGGACCGGTCAAAGCGGCCCTGACCGCGCATTTCGCCCGTCAGGAGCGCGAAGCACGCGACACCGCGCTCGAGGCACTCGACAGCACGCGCTACGTCGAACTGCTGCGCGGACTGGACCAGTTGCTCACCGACCCGCCCCTCACCCACCGGGCTGGCAGGCCCGCCGACGCCGAACTGCGGCACGCGCTCCGCCGCGCGGACCGCCGGCTGCGCCGCACCGTCAAGGCACTGGACGGAATCGAGGACCGCAGCCAGCTGAACGAGGCCCTGCACGAGGTCCGCAAGAAGGCGAAACAGGCCCGCTACTGCGCGGACGCCGCCGAACCGGCGTTCGGCGCGCGCCTGAAGTCCTGGCGCAACGGAGTCAAGAAGGTGCAGAGCGCACTGGGCAACCAGCACGACTGCGTGGTCGCCGCGGACGCTCTGCGGGAACTCGGCGTCCAGGCGGGTCTCGCCGGCGCCAACGCGTTCACCTACGGCTTGCTGCACCGGCACAACACCGCCGAGGCCGAGCACTGGCAGGCCGTTTTCCACCGCCGCTGGAACGAGCTGGACGACCGGCGGACACCCGGTTGGCTCGGCTAGCTCCGCTCCAGCGCCCGCAGCACGTTCAGCAGCCCTTCCGGCGAGGTGTCGCACAGCCGCGCCATCCCGGCGATCGCGCCGCCGTCCAGGTACACCACCGCCGGCTGCCCGGCGGGACTGCGCGCCAGCCGGTGCTCGGCCCAGCGGCGCAACGGAAGCAGCTCGGTGCCGCGATGCCGGACCAGCGCGGTCAGGTCGACCCGCACCCGCTCCGCGTCCGCCACCCGCGCCTGCACCCTGGCCAGCAGTTCCACCGCCGAGACGTCCAACGCCTGGCACAGCTCCATCAGCCGTACCACCGAGCAGTGCCGGGTGCCCAGCTCGTAGGTCGCCAACGTCTGCACCGAGACCTTCGCCGTCAGCCTGGCCTGCAGTTGCCGTCGCGACCAGCCGCGCTGCCCCCTGGCTCGTCGCAGTTCGTCACCGAGTACGCGCAGTACGGTGCCGGCCAGTTCCGGTTCAGCGACCATGGCCCGCGCGCAAACCGCCGCGATTCTGCCGCTTCCACCACATGCCTGCTCCCGATACCGTGCCGGAACGGCCGCTCCGGCCGCACACCGCAAGCTAGCTTGTATATATACATAGATCCATACGCCATTAGGACGGACTGCGGGACGGCGTGCGTCTGCTGGGACACTGTGCGGCGTGCTCGGGGAGATACGGAGGTACGTCAGTGGTTGACCATCGCGCAGACCCGTCCGCCCTGCGCTTTCTGATCGGCCACGACCTGCGCGCCGAGCGCGACCGGTCCGGATGGAAGCAAGCCGACGCGGCCAAGGTGATCGGCAGCAGTCAGGCTAAGATCAACTATCTGGAAACCGGGAAGACACAGCAAAAACCGGGCGAGATCGCCGCACTGCTGCGGGCGTATGGCGCGGACGTGGAGCACGTGGACCGGATGAGCTCGCTGGCGAGGAGGGCCGATCAGGGCACCTGGTGGGCGCCGTTCAGCGACGTGCTGCCCGACTGGTTCAAAACCTTCGTGGGACTGGAAGGCCTGGCCACGGCGGCGTTCAGCTACGAATCCCTGCTCCTGCCGGGACAGCTGCAGACCAGCGACTACGCGGCCGCGCTGCTGGTCGGCAACCTGCGGGTGCCGCCGCGGGAGGTGCAGCAGGTGGTGCGCGCCAGGATGGCGAGGCAGCGGCTGGACAGCACCGACCAGAGCATCGTCCCGCTGCGTTTCCGTACCGTGATCGAAGAGTACGTGCTGGACCGGATCGTCGGCGGACCGACGGTGATGCGTGCGCAACTGGAGCATCTGCTCGAAATGATGCGCCGGGACAACGTGGAACTGCACGTCATGCCGGTGACCACGACCGTGCACGACGGGCTGGACGGCGACTTCCTGCTGCTCGATTTCGAGGTGGCACAAAGCATCGGCTACATCGAGTACCCGGCGGGGGCCATCTACATTCAAGACCAGGACCAAGTCGACGGGTACGCTTTGTCTGCGGATCGGCTGTGCTCCGCCGCGCTGTCGGGCCCCGATTCCGCGAAGTTCATCGAAGGCCGTATCGCCGGCCTGATCGCGAGTTCGGAGGACTGACATGCCGGTACCAGGCCGACTCCAGTGGCGGACTTCCAGCCGCAGCAGCAACGGCGAGAACTGCGTAGAGGTCGCACCGTCCCAGTCGCAGGTGAGCCTCCGGCACAGCAAGCACCGCGCCGCCGGCACCATCACTTTCCCCGCGCTGGCGTGGTCGGCGTTCCTGCACGAGACCAGTGCCGATCTGCCCAGTGCCAACGGAATCGTCGCCGTCCGCAAGGCGGGCAAGCACGCCGTCGTGCGTTCGCTGACGGGCGGGGTCGAGCTGAGGTTCGACGAGGGCGAATGGACCGCCTTCGTGGCGGGAGCACGCCGAGGCGAGTTCGACTTCTTCGTCGAGTACACCCCGGCGTGCCACTGAGGCGCCTCAGCCCGCCATCCGGTCGGCTTCGGTTCCGCCGTCCGGCAGCAGTCCCAACATGTCCAGCAGCTGAGCGCAGTCTTCCCGGTCGGTCGCCGCGGTGGCGACCCGGCGAGCCGCGCGCAGCCGCTCTTCGGCCGCCGCCCGCGGATCTTCCAGTGGCTCACCGGGCGGCAGCGCGAGATCGTACGACTTCACCATGCGTGCTCACCTCTCCGGCGCGTCGTGCTCCAGCCCTGGGCTCACGCTCGGGCCAGGGGCACCCGGCTGTCCCGGTACCGGAGCGACGGTCTGTCCCTGTCCCGGCACCATGGTCGGTCCGCCGGGGACCCGGTTCGCCCGGCGCGCACTGATGTCCTCGCCGACCTGGCTGTCCCGGATCCGGCCAAGCACGGTCAGGGTGAGCCCGTGGGCGACGGCCAGGATCAGCAGGAACACGCCCAGCTTGCCGACCACGCCCTCGATCGAGTTGCCGCCGATGTCGACGATGGAGACCAAGGCGAGCACCCCGAGTACCACCAGATGGAAGAGCACGGTGACCAGCCGGGTCATCGACGCGCCGCTTTCCGTGTCGCCGTAGGCCTTTTCCAGGTAGCGACGTCCGCTGCGATAGATGATCTGCCCGTCCACGGCGACCAGCAGCAGCCCTACCAGCAGGAAGGTCAGATAGGCATCGGTGTCCATGGCAGTCCCTTCCGTCGGCTCCTCCACGACGAGTACCCGACGGGAGAGCCGGCGAAACGCCGGGACTCAGCGCAGGACGGTGTCGTCCAGCGCGTCCGGCACCGCCGGCAGCACGGCGAAAAGCCCGCGCAGCCCGGTCGCCTCCAGTGCACGCAGCACGATGTACCGGGTGGTGACCAGCACCAGCCCGGCACCGCGCCGGTTGGCCACCGCCAGCGCCTCGAGCGCGGAGCAGGACAGGAAGTCGACCCTGGACAGGTCGACCACCAGGCGGCTGCCTTCGGTTACACCGCCGAGCGCGGCACGCAGCCCGCCGACGGTCAGGGCGTCCACTTCGCCGACCACCGTCAGCAGCACGACGTCCTGCTGCGGGGTGCTCACGGTGACGGACATACCGAAATGATCTTGGGAATGCCGGGGGCTCGGAATATTCATGATGCGCTCCTCTCGAGGCCGACGAACGGCCTCGCCCGCGAGATCGACCGCGGACGGTTGGGCGAGGCGGACCTTCGCCCGCCTTCTCGCTGACCGGAGCACGCTGCTGAACAACAGCCAGTCCCGCTGACGGTACGCGACTGACCCGGCACGTCAACCGCACGCCACCGGCCGGGACGGGTTTCCGGTTGCCGCGCGCCGGGTATTCCGGCGACCTGGGCACCGGTTCCGGCGAGGAGGTGGACGATGACGCGAAAGCGGGTGGTGGTCGTCGGCGGAGGCTTCGCCGGCTACGAGGCCGCCAAGGGGCTGTCGGCGAAACTTCCGCCGGAGGAGTTCGAGATCGCACTGGTCAACCCCACCGACTACTTCCTCTACCTCCCGCTGCTGCCCGAGGTGGCCGCCGGCATCCTGGACCCGCGCCGGATCTCCGTCTCACTGCCCGGCACGCTGCCGGACGTCCGGCTGATGCTGGGCGAGGTGCGTGCGGTCGAGCTCGCCGAACGCCAGATCCGCTATACCGATCCAGAAGGTGCACACCATCGGCTGTCCTACGATCGGCTGGTGCTGGCCGTCGGCAGTGTGCACAAGCTGCTGCCGATTCCCGGCCTCGCCGAGTACGCACACGGCTTCCGCGGCGTGCCCGAAGCGCTCTACCTCCGCGATCACGTGACCAGGCAGGTGGAGCTGGCCGCGGCCGCCGATGAGGAGAAGGAACGGGACGCGCGCTGCACCTTCGTGGTGGTCGGCGCCGGCTACACCGGTACCGAGGTCGCCGCGCAGGGTCCGCGGTACACCGCGCAACTCGCCGCCAGGCACGCCGAGCTGCGCGGGCAGCGGATGCGCTGGCTGCTGCTCGACGTCGCGCCGCGGGTGCTGCCCGAACTCGACCAGCGACTGTCCGGCACCGCGGACCGGGTGCTCCGCGAGCAAGGGGTCGAGGTGCGGACGGAGACGTCGATCAGTGAAGCGACCGCTGACGGGGTCACGCTGACCACCGGAGAGTTCGTGCCGACCCGTTCCCTGGTCTGGTGCGTTGGCGTGCGGCCGGATCCGCTGGTCGACGACGTCGGCCTGGAGACGACGAAGGGACGGCTGGTGGTGGACCCCCGGCTCGGCGTGCCGGGACATCCCGAGGTGTTCGCCTGCGGTGACGCCGCCGCGGTGCCGGATCTCACCAGGCCGGGTGAGCTCACCGCGATGACCGCGCAGCACGCGGTCCGCCAGGGCAAGCTGGCCGCCAGGAACGTGGCCGCCTCGCTCGGCCACGGCAAGGCCCGCCGCTACCGGCACCACGACCTCGGCTTCGTGGTCGACCTCGGTGCGCGCCGCGCCGCGGCGAACCCGCTGCACATCCCGCTGTCCGGGCTGCCCGCCAAGGCCGTCACCCGCGGCTACCACCTGGTTTCCATGCCGGGCAACCGAATCCGCACCGCCGTCGACTGGCTGCTGGACGCGGTACTGCGCCGGCGCCAGAGCGTGCAGCTCGGTCTGGTCCGATCGGGAACCGTGCCGTTGGACACGGCGTCGCCGGAAGTGCCGAAACTGCGGAAGGAGTAGCGATGACCACCGGACCGGATCAAGTCCGCGCGGAAGGGCCGTACGTTGTCGTCGATGGCGATCCGGACCGGCGCGGGATCGTGGTGCTCGACCCGGCTGGGGCGGCGAAGCACGAGGAACTACCGGCCACCTGGCGCCCGATCGCCGACCGCCGCCGGATCTTCTGGTGCCGGCTGCCCACCGACGGCGCGCTGACCGAAGCCGAAGAACTGCTGACGAACCCGCCGGCCCCGGTCGACCTGGTGGCCGGCGGCACGTTCGCGGACGCGGCGCTGAACCTTGCCGCGGCGCACACCGGCACGGTGCGCGCGGTGCTGCTCGTCGACCCCGGTACCGGCACTACGGACGCCGACCAGGAATGGGCACGGCGAGCGGCCGGGCAATGGCAGGAATTGGAAACGGCCGGAGTGCGCGTCCAGGTGATCGCGCACAGCACGGGCGGGAAGTACGACCGGGTGCCGCCGCCGCTGCCGCTGGGGCATCCCGACGTGGTCGCCGGGGCGCAGCGGGCGTTCGACGAGCTGGACGACCGAGCTTAGTCCACTGTAGACAGACTGCGAGTCACTCGCCGTACCTGCGCCGCACCCTGGGCGCCAGTGCCCGCCAGACCGGGCGCCACACGCGGCCCGGCAGCACGGCGCTGCGCTCCTCCCTCGCCACCCGCCCGCGCCGGTGCGCCAGCAGGCCCGCCGAACCGGAGTCGTACTTCAGCCGGTACTCCACCGCGCACACCTGCCGAACGCTCTTGTAGCCGTACTGCGCCGGCGCGACCAGCCGGGCCGGCGCGCCCTGATCCGGGGTGAGCGGGGCGCCGTCGAGGTGGTCGGCGAGCAGCACGTCTTCGGCTAACGCGTCGGCCAGCGAAAGGCAGCTGCGGTAACCGTCCAGCCCGGCGAAGACCACCCAGGCGCAGGCGGGATGCGGGCGGACCCTGGCCACCAGCAGCTCGTGCACCGCCCGGAACGGCACTCCGCCCCAGCGCAGCCCGGTGCTGCTCCAGGTGGTCACGCAGTGCAGGTCGGCGATGCGCTCCCGCCTTCCCGGCAGGCCGAGCAGCGTGCCGAGTTCGAGCTGCACCGGGGTGCGGACCGCGCCGGTCACCCACACCACCGGCCGGGCCGGCACCTCCGGGCGCACTCGCGCGAACCACGGCAGGCCGAACCGGCGCAGCTCGGTGCCGGTCTGGCCACGGGGCAGCTCGGTCATGTCGCCTCCCTGATTTTAGAGGCTCCACACTAGAACTAGGCACGGGTCGCCGTCCAGTACGGCTCAGCCGGTTCGCGCATCGTCCTTGCGGACCGTGTGCCGGCCGGCGGTGACCACCACCGCGGCCACCGCGGAGAGCGTCGCGCCGAACGCGTAGGGCAGCCACGACGCGACATCGAACAACGCGCCGGAACCGAGCGGGCCCACCACCCTGCCGGTAGCGGCGGCCGACTGGCCCTGCCCCATCCTGGCGCCGCGCTCCCCCGGCGGACCGGCCCCGGCCAGCATGCTGGCCACGGTCGCGGTGACTAGCCCGTCGCCGGCCGAAAGCAGCACCACCGCGGCCACGAACACCGGCATCGGCACCACCGGCAGCACCACCAGTCCCACGGCCATCACCAGTGCGCCGGCCATCGCGACCCGTTCCTCGCCCCAGCGCGCGGCCACCCTGGCCACCAGAACTCCTTGCACCAGCAGCAAAGCCAGCCCGGCCAGGCAGAGCAGCCAGCCGACGAACACCGGCCCCGCTCCGAACCGCTGCGCGGCCAGGAAGGCGACCGTGGTCTCCATGCCGACGAAAGCGGCCATACCGGCGAATCCCGCGAGCAGCAGGGTCCACGGCGCGACCCGCCGCCGCGCACCGGCCGGGCGGGGAGCCGGGCTCACCGGAGCAGGGCCGGGCAGTGCCACCAAGGCGAACATCAGGTTGGCCGCGGCGAGACCGGCCGCGATGAACGCGACCACGTCGAACCCGAGCGGCGCGGCGAGCGCGCCCAGCGCCGGCCCGACGGTGAAGGCCAGCCCGATCGAAGCCCCGATCAGCCCCATCGACCTGGTGCGGTGCTCAGGCTCGCTGACGTCCGCGGCGAAAGCCTGCGCCACCCCGATGCTCCCGCCGCAGGCCCCGGCGATCACGCGCGCCGCCAGCAGCAGCCACAGGTCGCCGGCCAGGCCCATCACCAGCAGCGACGCGGTGGAACCCGCCAGGCTCACCAGCAGCAACGGCCGCCTGCCGTACCGGTCGGCCAGCCTGCCGAGCACCGGCGCCGCGGCGGCCTGCGCCAGCGAGTAGCTGGTCAGCAGCACCCCGACCCACACCCCGCCGCCGCCGAGGTCCGCCACGTAGAAGGGCAGCGACGGCAGTACCAGGGTGAAGCCGAACAGGTCGATGAAAACCGTGGCGCACAACGCCAGCAGCACTTTCGTGGATGGAATCGGCTCTGCTCCTCACCGGTCGTGCACCCGCCCGCCGAGACCCCCAGCGGCCTTCTTCTACAAAGCGTAGTAGATCAGGCGGGCGCCGCCGTCACCCCGGTGCCGAACGCGCGTGCGCGTCCTCGGGATGGACGTGCACGGTGGCCCCGGAGAACCGCGGCACCGCATGACGCAGCCGGTGTTCCGCCCGATGGGCGATCTCGTGCGCGTCGACGAACGGGAGCGTGGCGCGGACCGCGAGCTCGACCTCGGCGTGCAGCTCGTGCCCGATCCAGCGCAGCCGCACCCGGTCCACCCGGCGAACCTGGTCCAGCCCGGACAGTTCGGCGTGCGCCAGGTCGATCAGCTCCGGATCGACCGCGTCCATCAGCCGCCCGAAGACCTGCTTCGCCGCGGAGTACGTGACCACCCCGATGGCCGCGGCGATCAGCAGGCCGATGATCGGGTCGGCGAGCCGCCAGCCCAACGCGGCACCCCCGGCCGAGAGCAGCACGGCCAGCGAGGTGATGGCGTCCGCCCTGGCGTGCAGCCCGTCGGCCACCAGCGCCGCCGAGCCGATCCGGCGACCGGCGCGGATGCGCACCTGTGCGGCGATCTCGTTGCCGGCGAACCCGGCGATCGCGGCCACCGCCACCGCGGGCAGCTGCCGCACCTCGGCCGGCTCGGCCAGCCGGCGCAGCGACTCCACCAGTGCGGCCACCGCCGAACCCGCGATGACCATGACCACGACCACCCCGGCGAGATCCTCCGCGCGGCCGAAACCGTAGGTGAACCGGCGGGTCGCCCGTCGCCGCCCGATCAGGAACGCGATGCCCACCGGCACCGCGGTGAGCGCGTCGGCGAGGTTGTGCAGGGTGTCCGAAAGCAGCGCCACCGAACCGGAGAGCGTGACCACCACTGCCTGCCCGGCCGCCGTCAGCGCGAGCACGCCGAGCGAGATCCACAGCGCCCGCAGGCCGGCCGAACTCGCCTTCAGCTGCGCGTCGACCCGATCGGCGGTGTCGTGACTGTGCGGCCGGACCAGCGCGGTCAGCCTGGCCCACCGACCGGTATGCCCGTGACCGTGCCCTTCAGATGCGCTCATCCGCGGTCGATCCTCCGTCCAGATTTCGCCAACACATGAAGACGTCTTCAGATATACCAGCGGTTAGGATAGGGCCCATGGGACATGGCGTCGAGGGCAGGCCACCACCGGTCACCGCGCTGGACGCGGAAAGCGCGGCGACGGTCGCCGCCACCCTGCAGGCGCTGGCCACCCCTTCGCGGCTGCTGATCCTCACCCGCCTGCGGCAGGGCCCCTGCGCCGTCGCGGACCTCGCGGTCGCGGTCGGCATGGAGCAGTCCGCGGTCTCGCACCAGCTGCGACTGCTTCGCGCGCTGAGCCTGGTCGCCAGCAGACGACAGGGCCGCAGCATCGTCTACAGCCTCTACGACTCGCACGTGGCGATGCTGCTCGACCAGGCCGTGTACCACATCGAGCACCTGCGGCTGGGCCTGCGCGAGTTTCCCGGCACCGGGGCGGGCTGACTACGCAGAGGACGCCGGGGCTCAGCCGCGAGGTGTGGCGAAGGCGTCCAGGCTCGCCCAGCCGCCGGCGATATCGCGCCATGGTGCGGTGCCGGCCAGCACGGCGGTACTGGACGTCTTGAGCGTCACGGGTGTTCCGCTGAGCAGCGCGACCAGTTCCTCCAGCCCGGGGTTGTGCCCGATGAAGAGCACCGTCCGCGCCTGCTCCGGCAGCTCACGCGCCACCGCCACCAACTCGCCGGGGGAAGCGCCGTAGAGCCGTTGCGCGGTCAGCGCCTCGGGCACCGGGTCGAATTCCGCCGACACCAGCCCCCAGGTCTGCCTGGCCCGCGCCGCCGAGGAGCAGACGACCAGGTCGAACGGGCCGACGTGCTCGCGGAGCCAGCGACCCGCCGCCGGCGCGTCCCGGCGGCCGCGGTCGCCGAGCGGCCGCTCGAAGTCGGGCACGTCCTGCGGCCAGGCCGACTTCGCGTGCCGGAGCAGCACCAGGGTGCGCGTCATCGCGCGACCCGCCTCGCCGGCGGTACCGGATGCGCCGGCACGCCCTCGACCACGGTGTTCTCGATGGTGCCGAGGCCGTCCACGGTCATCGTCACCACGTCACCGGGCCGCAGCGGCGGCGGGTCGATCCGGCCGGCCCTGCCCCAGAACTCGACCAGGCAGCCGTCCCCGCAGGTACCCGAGCCCAGCACGTCGCCGGCGCCGACCCAGGTGCCCCTGCTGGCGTAGGCGAGCAGTTCTTCGAAGGACCAGGCGGAGTTCGCCAGTGAGTCGGTGCCGAGCACCGAACCGTTCACGCTCACCGTCATCCGCAGGTCGAGCCGGTCACCGCGCCGGTAGGGCTCGAGCTCGTCGGCGGTGACCAGGTAGGGCCCGAGGGTGGACGCGGTGTCCTTGCCCTTCGCCGGGCCGAGGCCGATCTTCATCTCGTGGGTCTGCAGGTCACGCGCGGACCAGTCGTTGAAGATCGTGTAGCCGACGATGTGCTCGCGGGCCTGCTCCACGCTGAGGTTGAAACCGTCACGGCCGACGATCGCGGCCACCTCCAGCTCGAAGTCGAACCGGGTGCAGCCCGGCGGCACCGGCACCGGGTCGTGCGCGCCGATCACCGCGTGCGGGTTGGTGAAGTAGAACGTCGGGATCTCGTACCACTGGTCCGGCACCTTGCCCCGCCCAACGCCCTTGTACGAGCCTTCGACGTGCTTCTCGAAGGTGATGAAGTCGCGGATCGAAGCCGGCCGCACGGGCGGCAGCAGGCGCACCGCCGAAACCGGCACCGGGTCCCCGACCAGCAGCGACTCGACGCTCGGCCGTTCGGTCAGCAGGTCGAGCACCCGCGTCCCCGACGGCAGCGGATGGATCAGCCCGTCCTGGACGACTCCACTGTGGACAGTGCGGTCCCGCTCGTACCTGGCGATCTTCACGCGTCGTCCTCCTCGAAGATGGCCACCGCACGGGTCCAGCCGGCCGAGGCTGCGTGCACCTTCACCGGGAAGCAGGAGATCTGGAACCCGGTGGACGGCAGCGCCTCCAGGTTGTGCAGCTTCTCGATGTGGCAGTACCCGATCTCGCGGCCGGCCTTGTGCCCCTCCCAGATCACCGAGCCGTCGTGCTCGCGGGCATACCGCTGCGCGGTGTAGACGAACGGCGCGTCCCAGCTCCAGGCGTCCGTACCGGTCAGCCGCACGCCCTGTTCGAGCAGATGCAGGGTGGCGTCGCGGCCGACCCCGCAGCCGGTGGTCACGTAGTCGTCCTCGCCGTACCGCACCCCGGCGCTGGTGTTGACCACGACGATCTCCAGCGGGCTCAGCCGGTGCCCGATCCGGTCGAGCTCGGCGTCGATGTCCTCCGGGGTCACCACATAGCCGTTTTCGAAATGGCGGAAATCGAGCTTCACCGCGGGCTGCAGGCACCATTCCAGCGGCACCTCGTCGATGGTGATGGCCCGCTGACCCCGGCTCATCGTGGAGGCGTAGTGGTACGGCGCGTCCAGATGCGTGCCGTTGTGCGTGCTCATGCGCACCTGCTCGATCGCCCAGCCCTCCCCGTCCGGCAGGTCGTCCTTGGTCGCGCCGGGGAAGAAGGCCAGCATGCGGTCCACGGTGTCCTCGTGCGTGAAGTAGTCGATCTCCGGCTCCAGGCCAGGTGGATCGGAGGCGATCCCGGCCCGCAGCGGAACCGAGATGTCGACGAACTTGCGCATGGGTGCGTCCTTCCGGCGGTGAGCTGACGGCCCCGATCATGCTAGCGAGCCGGCGGGTACCGGGCGAAGATCCGGCCCGAAATCCGGTCGTGACGCGCGGGAAGTAACGACCGGTCGCCCGCAGCGACATATTCGTTGAGAGAACAGGAGATCACCGGGCAAACCGCCCGCGCGGCACCGGCCCGGCGACCAGGATTCATTGGCACAGCGGCCATCGCGAGAAATCGCGGCGAACACCCCCGTTCCGCACCACTTTCGAGACCGGCTTCCCCGCGCCCTCGAAACCCGCACGACCGCGGCGAAAACGCCAGGTCGGAGATCAGCTACCGCGCTTTGGGCGAAGGAGCCACCCCATGTTGAAAAGACGGATTCTGTGCGCCATGGCGACGATGGCCCTATGCCTCGTCGCCCCGGCACCGGCCTTCGCGCAGGCGGAGACCTTCGGCGACTACAGCCGGATGTTCCAGCGTTCGGCCGGCCAGTACTGGTCGGCCAACCAGGCCGACGGGCAGTGGGCGTGGACCCCGCAGTCGGCGACCGAGTCCCACATCCGCTGGGAGGACCAGATCTCGGAGTGGACCACCGACCCCACGCCGTACGTGGAGCGGTTCACCCGCGACAACGCCTGGGTGCTGCTGCACGGTTGGTGGGACAACGGCACCTACTACCGGATCAGCACCACCGAGCAGTGGATCTCGAACTCGGACTGCGTCACCAACAGGCTCTCGCTGCCGACCGGCGGCCCGCAGCACTACGCCCGGTGGGCCGCGCCAGTTCCCGGGGAAAG includes:
- a CDS encoding cyclase family protein; this encodes MRKFVDISVPLRAGIASDPPGLEPEIDYFTHEDTVDRMLAFFPGATKDDLPDGEGWAIEQVRMSTHNGTHLDAPYHYASTMSRGQRAITIDEVPLEWCLQPAVKLDFRHFENGYVVTPEDIDAELDRIGHRLSPLEIVVVNTSAGVRYGEDDYVTTGCGVGRDATLHLLEQGVRLTGTDAWSWDAPFVYTAQRYAREHDGSVIWEGHKAGREIGYCHIEKLHNLEALPSTGFQISCFPVKVHAASAGWTRAVAIFEEDDA
- a CDS encoding fumarylacetoacetate hydrolase family protein, coding for MKIARYERDRTVHSGVVQDGLIHPLPSGTRVLDLLTERPSVESLLVGDPVPVSAVRLLPPVRPASIRDFITFEKHVEGSYKGVGRGKVPDQWYEIPTFYFTNPHAVIGAHDPVPVPPGCTRFDFELEVAAIVGRDGFNLSVEQAREHIVGYTIFNDWSARDLQTHEMKIGLGPAKGKDTASTLGPYLVTADELEPYRRGDRLDLRMTVSVNGSVLGTDSLANSAWSFEELLAYASRGTWVGAGDVLGSGTCGDGCLVEFWGRAGRIDPPPLRPGDVVTMTVDGLGTIENTVVEGVPAHPVPPARRVAR